The following coding sequences are from one Lycium ferocissimum isolate CSIRO_LF1 chromosome 3, AGI_CSIRO_Lferr_CH_V1, whole genome shotgun sequence window:
- the LOC132048675 gene encoding uncharacterized protein LOC132048675 produces MRKLTFEFPLLCAFLLLSPLYSNAAATHPKLNNKNNAMDALVNKACSRRTDDKLACINYLKSNPKVMAAATSKPLDVALAIIQSGADEAKKTQAYLSKPKGKLSPQAIQAYNFCKTEWDTLASGLEWSVKTIKEVKGYATETADYDLMGTLEHGRSCATKLVEAQIKDPVITKGLENAQLAVVAALPFLSG; encoded by the coding sequence ATGCGCAAATTGACATTTGAATTTCCCCTGTTGTGCGCTTTCCTCTTGCTATCTCCTCTGTATTCAAATGCTGCTGCTACACATCCAAAActtaataacaaaaataatgcCATGGACGCACTTGTTAACAAAGCTTGCTCACGGAGAACAGACGACAAACTTGCATGCATAAACTACCTCAAAAGCAATCCAAAGGTAATGGCAGCTGCAACATCAAAGCCCTTAGACGTTGCACTTGCAATTATTCAGTCAGGTGCCGACGAAGCGAAAAAAACACAAGCATATCTGTCCAAACCCAAAGGAAAACTCAGCCCACAAGCTATTCAGGCttataatttttgcaaaacCGAATGGGATACATTGGCTAGTGGACTGGAATGGAGTGTCAAGACTATTAAAGAGGTTAAAGGCTATGCTACTGAGACAGCGGATTATGATCTTATGGGGACTCTAGAACATGGCAGAAGCTGTGCAACTAAGTTAGTTGAGGCACAAATTAAAGATCCTGTAATAACAAAAGGGCTAGAAAATGCGCAGTTGGCTGTAGTGGCTGCGCTACCATTCTTGAGTGGGTAA